Genomic DNA from Salinibacter pepae:
TGCCAGCCGTCGAACGTGGGGGGGTTGGACCGTCGCTCCGCCGGGGACACTTTTTGGGGGGCGCCGCCGCTGCGCGACACTTTGTAGAGCGAATCACTGGGAAAATCCCCGCCTGGGTTCCAGTTGAAATAGAGGGCCTGTCCATTTTCGTGCCAGCGGGCATTGGTCGGCCAGTCGCCGATCCACGTCTCGGGTGCCTGCATGATTTGCTCGACCGTGAGCGACGAGGTGCGCTCGGCGGGCTGTCCCTGCGCCGGGCGCAAGGGGAGAAGAAGAACGGAGAGCGCGAGGAGAAGAGAGGAAAAGCGAGTCATAATCGAAGTACGCTTGGAATCGAGGATGTCACCCCGTAGCATAACGGCTGACGGACCCAATGTCGATGGGGCTGTCCCGCGTAATGCTGTTATTGCACAGCCGGGCTTTTGAACGACTGTTCACCGCCTACAGGGGCTTCCTGTAGACGAGCGTGTACACGGCCCGACCGGGTCACTCGCAGTCGACACACTGTCATCCTCTCGCTGGGTCCTGGTGGACCCCGCTGTTGCGTTGATGTCTTTGATGGGGGCCGCATCACAGTACGGCCTAGACAACCGCATTGGGGGGATCGGTTCTCGCCCACCTGGTGATGAGGCGTCCCCGACGCGACGCTTCCTCCCGCGAATACGAACCCCTTTGCGTGTGCACCGTCCCAAAAAAGTGCGGACGTCTCCGTCCCCGGCAGGGACACACGCACAGCGCTCGGGGCGGGGGCACGTCCCCACTACGGCACAGCGGACGTATTCCCCGACGAACACGCCCACGCGTCAACCTGCTGCCGTGTGAGATGGAGCCGGGTGGCCTTTGTAACCACGGGCACCTGGCGTGCGTCGTAGGGCGGATGAACCCATTCCCAAACCGTTCGGCCGGTGGAATCGACCTCCACAACCCGCCCCGCCTGTGCCTCGGTCAGCAGCATGTTGCCATTCGGCACGCGTTGAAATTTGCCCCGAACATCCGTGTAGAAAGGGTCCGAGGCGGACGTGGGGAATCGGATTTCCATCGAGTCGGTGTGGGGCTGCATGGCCACGATTCGGCTTCCCCCGAGCATCGTCCCCCGTTCGGTAAAGTCTTCGTTGTTGTCGAAGACGCCAATCCAGCCGTCTCCGACGAAATCGGGATCGTGCTGTTGGATGAAGGGCGCTGAGGCATGCCACTTGGTCTCCTTCGTGTCGGGGTCGAGGACAAAGACGAGGTGCGGTTCCCGAAGCGAAACCAAGAGGTCGCCGGCGTCGAAGAGGGGGTATTCGTCAGCCATCCTGGGGGAGAGCGGCTCCACGTCGTTGAGGTGCAGCAGGTCTTTTGTCCCGGGGCCGTCCGTGCCGGCCTCCGGCTGGTTGACCTTGACTGCGTACCGCTCTAGGTCGTTCGCGTAGAGAACGTCGAGCACATTGATGCTTTGCAGCAGGTCTCCGTTTTCGCCCACATGCAGCAACCTCTCGATCCACACCGACTCGTCGAGTCCGGAATATCCGTCGGGGCGGGCCGCGCTCGTCTGGCGGGGCCGCCGGCTCGTTCCTGGAATCCAGAACGTACCGTCGTGTGTCTACGCAATCGAGTGGTGGTTTCCCTCCGCCAAGCGCCACTGAATTCGCCCGCACGCGTCCAGCCGCACGGTGCCGACACGGGAGAGATTGACGAGGAGATCTCCATTCGGGGCGACGTGAGACCCGTGCAGGGCCCGGACCTCGGGGTATGTCCAACGCAGGTCGAGGGAGTCGGGAAAGAGCGATGCCTTCTCGACGGACCAATGATGAACCACCTGCCCCGTGCGGTCCATGAGCCTCACGCCAGCCGACCATGTGTCCTTCGTCTGCCACGTAGACGTGATGGCCGTGAGGCCGGGCTGAATGCGGCTCGAATCTACGGTTCGGGCGCCAGAACGATCGTACACGCGATCAGCGAGGGGAGTGGGCTTTTCTGACCAGTATGTTTTCAGAATTGTGGCCTGGTCCGAGGCCTGCTCCAACACCTCGTTGGGAACCCACCGGTGCCACCGAGTCGCAAATCCGAGAAGAAATGCGATGAGGGCGACGGAAAAGACGAAGGAGAGCTTCGCAAAATGAGAAGATCGCATCTTGGGCCGAAAACAATTCTACGAACGGAGGGGCCGTGGCAGAAGGGGCCACGCCGGACCCCGAAAAGGGGATGAGGGGGCTTTTCGAGCCGCTCCTCCAGCCTGGTGGCTTCGGGAGAGGACGCCGGAGCGGGCAGACAAAACCAGGGAATGTACAGGGGGACGGCGGTTTGTCTACGGGCAAAAGGCAGTAGCGGGGCGTCTAACGGCTCGGGGCGGGGGGGGGGGGCGATTCGCGGGCGGGAAGGGAAGCGCGTCGCCTTCCGCATGATGTCGTCGGTATGATACAGTGTGTACCGGTATGCTGCAATTCTGTACCGAACCCATGGGGCGCACGGCCGTCGGGCAGGACGGCAGGCCCAACCAATCGTAGACCGGATCAACCGCAGACGGTGGCTGGTCGGGGGGGCACTCCACTCCTGCTGTCGAACCCATCAGTGTGCCATTTCAAGCCCCACCCAGAGAGAAAAGTCCCACACACGGACCGGAGGACAGCACAGAAAGTGCTGTTTGTGCCACTGCGCGCCGGTCGGGCGGTCGTCGATCCACGTCTGAGGCACTGGCCCGATGTGTTCGACCGTAAGCGACGCGGTGCGCTCGGCGGGCGGCCCCCCACCGCCGGTGGACGCGGGAAAGAAGACGAGCAAAGGTGGAACGCAGGACATGCGTTCACAAAGAAGTGGGCGGGCATATCGGCTCCCAAATCGGCGGGGCGGAATCCATCGTCAATCCTGCCGGCACGCACAATCCCCCCCACAAACCGAGTTGAAAAGTGCACGACTCATCCAAATCATGATGGGGGGATTCCTCCAGGAAGTGTGGACGGACCGGTCCCCATCCTGGACATTCACGGGCGTTCAGTGTTTAGATGATCGGCCGCTTCCGGAACCGACCGAAGGTACATGCCAGCTCCAGAATTTCGTGTGTGGGACGGAGACGAAATGATTTACGTCAACGACAGCGCCGTCTGGTCGCTCAAGATCGAGGACTCTTCGGATTGGACCCTTCACCGCAAGACCCGGCTCCACTGCCGGGCGTCTCCGGACACGAGCCTCATGCAACACATTGGACTGGCCGATGCCGAGGGGGCGCAGATCTTCGACGGCGACATCCTGCAGGATGAGCACGGGGCGGTCGCGATGGTCCGTTGGGCGTCGGACGCGGGGGGGTACGTCCTTCTACGAGAAAACGGCAAACCCGTCGGGCTCTCCGAAGACAACATTCAGAACGGGCCCTGGCGCGTTGCGGGCAATCTCCACGAAACCCCGAACAGGATCGACCCGGACCTGAGCCGACTTCTGAACCGGCTCCGAGAGTATACCGGCGAGGTGGAGTGTCCGATGTGTGGCGGGACCGAGTTTGAGGCGGGCGGCACCCCCGAAGACCGTCAGGGCCCCATCGCGGTCCACTGCGTGCGCTGTCACCACGTTATGTTGTTTCACGACGATGTCCTCCGGTAGGGCCCGCCCGTGGCGAGCGCGCCTGAGGATGCAAGCCCCGACGCACTTCGAGTCCGGACGAAGGGGGTCAGTAGGCAACCCGGTCCTCGTAGTCGAGCCAGGCCTCAAAGGGGCGATCGGCCTCCTCGGAGAGAGCCTGGTCCATCGGGATCTGTCGCTCGGTGGGCGGCATTGCCATCTCCTCGTAGATGTGGTGGTCGTCGAAGCCGGCCTTGGCGGCGTCTTCCTGGGTGGCGGCGTAGTAGACCCGGTCGAGCCGTGCCCAGTACGCGGCGCCCAGGCACATGGGACAGGGCTCACAGGTGGCGTACAGCGTACAGCCCGTCAGTTCAAAGTCGTCTAGCGCGTCGCAGGCCCGTCGGATGGCGGTGACCTCGGCGTGGGCCGTCGGGTCGTTGAGGGTCGTGACCACGTTTGTGCCCCGTCCGACGATTTCTCCGTCCCGGACGACGAGGGCCGCGAACGGACCGCCCTGTCCGGTGGTCACGTTTTGGATTGCCATCTCGATGGCCTCACGCAGAAATGAAGAGGGAGAAGGCATTGGGGGGGTGGACTCGATGGGGAGGACTCGAAAACGAAAGCCAGGGAGGAGAAACGGGTCGCCTGCCCAAATCGCCTCCATCATTCGGCTGCCGCGTCGCTTGGTTCCGGGGCGGAGTGGCGCGCGTTCGTGCGCCTGCTCCGAACCGCCGCTTGCATACCGCGCCGGGAAGCACTTTCTTGGCGGGTCCATCAGCGCACCGTATTTGGCGTTCCTGCCATGGACCGTGCCGCACCGCCGTCGCTTGCCGCCCGCGCCGACGACCTGCAGCAGAGTGCCATTCGTTCCGTGACCCGTCGTGTGGAGGAGGTGGACGGCATCAACCTGGGCCAAGGCGTCTGCGACCTGCCGACGCCGGAACCAATCAAGGCCCGGGCGCACCAGGCCATCCGGGACGACGCGTCGATTTATTCCCACTACGCCGGCATCGAGCCCCTCCGGCGCGCCATTCTCGAAAAGGAGCAGGCCCACAACGAGGTCCCCGCCACCTCCCCGGAGGACGTGGTGGTGGGTGTGGGGTCGACCGGCGTGTTTGTATCGGCGGCGTTCACGCTCCTGGAGGCCGGCGACGAGGTGGTGCTCTTCGAACCGTTTTACGGGTACCACCGCAATATTTTGGAGCTCACCGGGGCGACGATCCGGTACGTTCCGCTCGGCGGCCCCGAGGCGACCTTCGACCGGTCGGCGATGGAGGCGGTCCTCACCGACGACACCAAGGCCGTGGTGGTGAACACGCCGGCCAATCCCAGCGGCAAGGTGTGGACCCGCGAGGAGCTGTCCACCCTCGCCGGCCTGCTCCACGCCCACGACCTCGTGGCGATTACGGACGAGATCTACGAGTACATGCTCTACGACGGGGCGGAGCACGTCTCGCTCGCCAGCCTGCCGGGCGCCTACGAGCGCACGATCACCCTCTCGGGCTTCTCCAAGGCCTACAACGTGACGGGGTGGCGCCTGGGCTACGGCGTGGCCCCCGCGCCCATCGCCGAAAAGATCGGCCTGATGAACGACCTGCTCTACATCTGCGCCCCGCGCCCCCTCCAGCACGCGGCCCTGGCGGCCTTCGAGGACCTGGACAGCGACTACGTCGCGCAGCTGCAGGCGGACTACGCGGAGCGCCGCGAGCTCCTGTGTGAGACGCTGGAGGCCATCGGGTTCGACGTGCCGTGGCCGGACGGGGCCTACTACGTCCTCGCCCACTTTGGGGACCTCGCCGGCACGCAGGCGGGCTTTGCCGACGACGCGGCCGCCTGCGATACGCTCATCGAGGACGCCCACATCGGGAGTGTCACCGGGCGCTCGTTCTACCGGGACCCCGCGGACGGGCAGCATGAGCTTCGCCTCTGTTTCGCAAAGGAGATGCCCGTCCTGCGGCAGGCGTGCGACCAGCTCCGTGATGCCTTCGGGGGATGACGCGCCGTGCGCCCGTCCGCCGTCCGTCACGTCGTCACAGTCACGCCCCAGTCCCGGCGAGAGCGTCCCGCACGGGGGCCGGGCCGAGCACGTGCCGCGGTCCCTCACGGAGGAGCCGGCGGGCGTGCTCCAGGTCGTCGGGCGTGTTGCAGTGGAGGCGCAGATGGGCGGTCTGTGGGAGGCGGTGGGCCCGCACGGAGTGGGTCCGGGCCAGCCGGTCGAGGAACGCGCCCAGCATGTCGGGCGGCCCGCCGCCGTTGAGGTAAGCGGAAACGGCCTCTAGCCCCCCGGCACTCAGCAGGAGCCAGGAGGGGCAGATGCGGGTGGAGGCGGTGCCGGTCGGGTCGTCGTGCACCGCGGTCACCGTGGGGCCGTCGAGCTGGAGGACGCTACTCTGGGCGCGGCGCGCAGGGGCGGGCTCGTGGAGCGCAAGGACATCGTTCGTGGTACCCTCGTAGGCATTCAAGATCGGGGCGAGCGGGAACCGGTACAGGCTGTCGCCCCCGCTCACGAGTGCGCCGTCAGGCGGAACGCCAACCTCATCCAGCAGGAACTTCAGGTCGCCAACACTCCCGAGCTGGTCGGCGGGGGCCTCCACGCCATCGTCGTGGAGGTGCAGTTCAATCCCTTGGGTGCCCAGGTCCGCCCGGTGACTGGCCGCCCACTCCCGAAAAGCGGGGGCATCGTCATGGTTGACGGCAACGTGGATCTCGGTAAGGGCCGACCAGGCGGTGAGCGCGCCCAGAAGGTAGTCCAGAAGGGGGCGGCCCGCCACCGTGACCAGTGACTTCGGGGTCTCGGCGGTGACGGGGCGCATCCGGGTGCCGAAGCCCGCGCACAGGAGAAAGGCATGCATTGGGGAAGCGGATGGTGCGTCCGGGAGAGAAGGGGATTGGCTCACGCCTGGGCGGCAGCCAGGGCCTCGATGACCTCGTCGTGGACGGGCCCGTTGGTGGCGACGACGCCCGTGTTGGCCTCCAGCAGGCGGCCGTGGGTGAAGTCGAGAGGTGTGCCGTGCATGTCCGTCACGGTACCCCCGGCAGCCTCCACTGCGAGTGCCCCGGCCGCGTGGTCCCAGATGCGCTCGGTGTAGTCGGGGCTGTCCGGCCGCGGGAGGCGCAGGTAGATCTCCGCCTCGCCCCGCGCCACGATGGCGTACTTCGCCTGGCTGTCGATCCGGATGGAGTCGGCCGTGATGCCGAGGCGCTCCCCGGCCTGCGCGGCGAGGTCGTGGGAGCTGTGCGACGAAACGAACGATTCACAGAACCGGCTCTCCGACGGGTCGGTCGTGCCGCTGGTCTGGATTGGGGTGGGCACCGCGTCGGTGGCCGGCGTGAGCGGCTGTTGTACGGTCCCCTCGCCCCGAACGGCCAGGAACGCCTGGCCCCGTGATGTGGGCGGATCGGCGTCGAGCGAATTCGGAAGGTGGGGGCAGCACAGGGCTGCCACCTGGGGGCGGCCGTCCACGATCAGGGCGAGCGCGATCGCGTACTGGTCGCCCCGCACGAAGCCCTTGGTTCCGTCAATCGGATCGAGCGTCCAGAAGCGCTCGCTGTAGCCCTCGTCGGTGCCGTGGTCAATCCAGTCGAACACCAGGCCCGGATTGACGTCCGGGTGGTGGGCGCGCACCTCTTCCAGGAGGTGGGCCCGTACATCGGCGTTCGCGTCGGCCCGCAGGGCCGAGCTGTCTTCCTCGCCGATGACGGGGTCGTCCGGAAAGGCGTCCCGAAGCGCCTTGCAAATGACGGCCTGGCTGCCGAAGTCGGCCACGGTGACGGGCGTGCGGTCGTCCTTTTCCATCACGTCCCCGTCGAGGTCGGCCCGGACGGACTGGCACAATTCGGCGGCGGTCTGAACGGCACGGAAGGCGACGGTGCGTTCGCGGTCGTAGGCGGGCATACGCAAAGAAAACAGGAAGTGTGGAGGAGCGAGAGGCGAGTCCTACGGGCCGTCCGCCCTGCTCAGGAGAACGTCGTAGGGGGGAAGGTCGTCGAGAAAGGCATAGCTCTGGTCATCAAAGTCGATGGCACAGGCGTAGTGCGTCTGGCCGTTGGTCACCACGAGGTACGGGGCCTGCAGGACGATGTTGTAGCGGGCCCCCTGGTCGAAGGCGTCCTGGGCGATCGAGACGCGCGGGGCCTTGCACTCGACCAGAAGAAGCGGATCGCCCTGCCGGTCGTGCACAATGACGTCGGCGCGGCGCGGCTGGCCCTGGACCCGGAATGCGGCTTCAATGGCAACCAGGCCCGCCGGCACATCGAGCTCCTGGATCAGATACTGCACGAAATGCTGACGCACCCACTCCTCGGGCGTCAGGCGGACGTACCGGTCCCGGAGCGGGTCGTAGATGGCCCGAGCGTCCCCACGGGCCTGCGTCCGAAACTCGTACGTGGGCAGATTCAGCGCGTCCACCACCCTGTTGATCGGTGCGAGAGAGCGACTGGACGGGTCCGTATCGGCTACGAGACGGGAGACCCGGGGCTGTCGCCGTATCCCGTCATCTCCACGTACCCGCGGCCGGTCGCGGAGCCCTTCACCCGAACGAAGCCTTCCCAGTAGCGGACGGACACGTTGAGCTCCTGGTCCGGAAACAGGGGCGTAATCCGCAGGTCGATGTCTTCGTCGGGCACGCGCAGGGTCCAGTCCACGGGGTAGGTGTGCGTGCCGTCCGGGCTCGTCCAGGTCTCAAGGACCTCCACAGAGACGTCCGAGCGGTCTAGCGTCTGGGTTGCGCCGTCCGGGCCCACGATCACCCCTTCGCTAAAGCGGCTCGGGGTGCCGTCCGTCCGGCGGAGTTGATAGTACATGAGGTCGCGCCCGTCGTCGAGCTGGAGCGAGAACCAGTCCCACCCCTCCTGGTCGGGGCCGAGGGCGGAGGTGCTCCACTCCCGGTCCATCCAGCTGTTGCCGGTCACCGACAGCGTGTCGCCCGACAGGACGAGCGTCCCCTCGGTGGCCAGGCGCGTGTAGGAGTAGTAGTACGACGCGTTGCCGCTCCCCGGCCCCTTCTGGCTCAGGCCCTGATCGCCCTGCAGCACGCGCGGCTTGGTGGGACGGAGGGCGAGGTCAATGCCGACGCCTTCCTGCTGGGCCCGCAGGCGGAGCGGGAACGCGGACGAGTCGGGCCCGGTCATCGACCAGTCGTCGAGCCACACGCGGAACGGGGACGAGTGCGCCCCTGCCAGCCCGGCGCCGCCCCGCTGAAACCGCTCAAAGGCGTGAAATTCCTCGGTCGCCCCGTCGGTGACGGCGAAGTGCGCCAGGTAGAGCTGGTTCGTGCGCCAGCCGGCCGTCGACGAGTCGGGCGCCTCGGCCGGCGGGGTGAGGCCGGTCCGGAAGATCGTCAGCTCGTAGCCGTAGGGCTGGGCGTCCGGGCCGCTCAGCGTGCCGGTTACGTACCACCACTCCGTCTTGTAGCCGGGATGCGGGCCGTAGTCGTCCGGAAACGAGAACGCCCGGGGCGCCGTGGCCCGCCGGTAGCCGGTGGTGTCCCCGGCCATCGCCTCCGATACGGAGACCGACGTCTGCAGCTCGGCCTCGCCGGACGAGGCCGTGAGCCAGTAGGCCCCCAGGCCGAGACCGGCGACGGCGGCGGCGAGGACTGCAAGAATCGAGACCGAACGAGTCATGTTGAGCAGGAAGGGTCTGGTGTATCGGTGTACCTCAACGGTCCGCCCCGGCCCCCGTTCGCTGCTCGGCGAGACCGTGGGGGGCTCCCGGCGCGGCCCGCTACGTGGTCGTTACGGGGGGCAGCAACAGCCGCAGGGCCAGCGGGACCGTCCCCATCGTCAGGATCACCACGGCCACGACGACCGCGAAGGCGTCCGGGGAAACGACCCCCAGGTCGAGCCCGCGCTGCATGACCAGAAGGGTGATTTCGGAGCGGGGAATAAGGGCCACGGCAAACGTCAGCGCACTGCCGGGCCGCAGTCGATTCATGACGGGCATGAACGAGCCCAGCCCCTTTCCCACCACCGCAGCCGCAAACAACAACAGAACTGCTCCTAGATTTCCGAACAGAAGAGACAGATCGAGCGCAAACCCAACGTGGAGGAAGAAAAACGGAATGAACAGGTCGGACAGCGAGTCGAACGAGGCGTCAATCTTGACGGAGAGTGGATCCCGACTGAAGATGAGCCCGGCGAAAAAGGCCCCGATGGCGGCCGAGAACCCGAGCAGCGCCGCAAGGCCCGCCACCATGAGCCCGACGCCGAGGACGCTGATCATCAGGTCGGGCCGGGGCTGAAGATCGTGAAGCCAGTGCGTGAGCGGATGCTCCAGGTACTGCGCAAACAGGAGTCCGCCAAGCGCGAGCAGGGCCATTTTTCCGAGGACAAGCCCGAGCGTCAGGGCCATCGGACCGACAAGGTCGGCCGAAAGGCCGGCCTGCAGGTGTGGCACCAGCGCCGTGAGGAGGGCGAAAAGCACAACGCCCGAGAGATCGTCGAGCTCCGCCACGTCGAGCATAAGTGCGCCTTTGGCAGAGCCGAGCTGGTCCGTATGCCGCCAGATGCGTACCGACACCCCGATCCCCGTCGCGGTGAGGGCGACGGCGGCAAACAGGCTGGGAAGGAGCGCCCAGTCGAGCAGGAACAGGGCCACGCCAAGCACCGCCCCGAGGCTCAGGGTGATGTTCGCGATCCAGATCCGCGTCGCGCCCGAGAGCCGGCGGAGCAGGTTCTTCGGGGTGCATTCCAGTCCGATGCGAAAGAGGAGGGCAACGATCCCGAGTTGGGCCAGGAAGGAGAGCACCTGAGGCCCGTCGACGAACCAAAAGAGGCCTGTCCCCTCGACCAGGCGAAGGGCCATTCCGATCAAGAGGTACCCGAGGAGGTCGGGAAGATTGAGGCGCTCGAGTGCGGCCTTTGCCAGACGTGAAAGAACGATCAGGATGCCAACCAGAAGGGCCCCACGCGCCGCAAGGTCTTCCATTTCGAATGCTGTCATCAATAATCACGCTGTGGACCGCACACCAACGGTTCCTCGGCGCGAGTCGTTGGGTCGGCAGGCCCACAGGGCTGGGGGAGGACGAGGGCGATGTGGTGTGCCGTTCGTTCTCAATCTCCCTGTAGGGCCACCGCCGGGTTTGACCGCGCCATGCGCCACGTCGGGTAGAGGCCCGCCAGGAACGCGGCCACGACCGCCAGCACGAGCGACTGGACCAGGACGTCGGTCGGCACTGTGAGCTGGAGCGTCCACCCGAAGGAGCGCTTGTTGATGACGAAGACCAGCACGTAGGCCAGCACGTAGCCGAGCGGCAGCGACAGGAGGCCGGCGATGGCGCCCATCAGGCTCGATTGGAGCGTCAGGTAGCCGCCCACCTGGGGGGGCGTCATCCCGGTGGCCCGCAGCACGCCCATCTCCCGTCGCCGTTCCAGGGCCAGGGCCATGAGGGCCGTGAGCACCCCGATGAACGCTACGGCAATGGCGAGCAGGCGCAGGACCGTCGTGATGGTAAATGTGCGGTCGAAGACGCGCATCGACGTCTCGCGCAGGGCCCGGTTTGACCGGATGAGCACGTCCTGGAGCCCCGCCACGGAGGCGCGCATGTCCGCAATGAGGGCGTCGACGGAGGTCGTGTCGGCGGCCGCAAACGCCAGGCCGGACACGCCGCGGTCCTCGTAAAACTGCTCGTAGGTCGACCGGCTCATGAGGGCCACCCCGAGGTCGGAGCCGTAGTCGTAGTAGACCCCTTCGACGGCAAATGGCTGCTGGCCCCGATCCGTCTGGAGGCGCAGCGTGTCGCCCACGCCCACGTCATAGCGGTAGCTGTAGGGCTCGGAGACGAGCACGGAGGGCCCCGACCGAACCGCCTCCCACGCCGTCTCGGGAGTGCCGGCCTTAAGCTGGTAGATGTCGGCGGTCTCGGGGCCGGGCTCCACGGCCACGAGGTCCGTGCGCCCCACGTCGGCCCGTACGGTGACGCGACGGACCGAGTAGGCCCCTTCGACGCCCGCAACGTTCCGCAGGCGACGCGCGACGGTGGAGTCGATCGTGGCGGTGGAGCGGCGGAAGACGAGGCTCGGCGGCTGCACGTAGACGTCGGCCTGCAGCGACTGCTCCAGCCAGCTGGTGACGGTGCCGCGGAAGCTGTCGATCATCACGCCCACGCCCACGGTCGACGCGATGGCGATCGTGAGGGCGGCGATCGCGACGCCGGCGCGGCTCAGGTTCGTGACGACGCCGCGGGCCGCCATGCGCCCGATGACGCCGGCCGCCCGCCCGAGCAGGGGGCGCGCCCCGTTCGACAGCCCCACCACGGCCCACGGAATCATGAAGGCCGCCCCGACGAGAAGACAGAACAGCGCCCCGTACCCGGCCCAGATGCTCTGTTCGGTGACGAGGAGCAGGAGGCTGCCGGCCGCGGCGACGAGGAGGC
This window encodes:
- a CDS encoding arylsulfotransferase family protein; the protein is MGENGDLLQSINVLDVLYANDLERYAVKVNQPEAGTDGPGTKDLLHLNDVEPLSPRMADEYPLFDAGDLLVSLREPHLVFVLDPDTKETKWHASAPFIQQHDPDFVGDGWIGVFDNNEDFTERGTMLGGSRIVAMQPHTDSMEIRFPTSASDPFYTDVRGKFQRVPNGNMLLTEAQAGRVVEVDSTGRTVWEWVHPPYDARQVPVVTKATRLHLTRQQVDAWACSSGNTSAVP
- a CDS encoding YopX family protein, yielding MPAPEFRVWDGDEMIYVNDSAVWSLKIEDSSDWTLHRKTRLHCRASPDTSLMQHIGLADAEGAQIFDGDILQDEHGAVAMVRWASDAGGYVLLRENGKPVGLSEDNIQNGPWRVAGNLHETPNRIDPDLSRLLNRLREYTGEVECPMCGGTEFEAGGTPEDRQGPIAVHCVRCHHVMLFHDDVLR
- a CDS encoding nucleoside deaminase, which gives rise to MPSPSSFLREAIEMAIQNVTTGQGGPFAALVVRDGEIVGRGTNVVTTLNDPTAHAEVTAIRRACDALDDFELTGCTLYATCEPCPMCLGAAYWARLDRVYYAATQEDAAKAGFDDHHIYEEMAMPPTERQIPMDQALSEEADRPFEAWLDYEDRVAY
- a CDS encoding pyridoxal phosphate-dependent aminotransferase; its protein translation is MDRAAPPSLAARADDLQQSAIRSVTRRVEEVDGINLGQGVCDLPTPEPIKARAHQAIRDDASIYSHYAGIEPLRRAILEKEQAHNEVPATSPEDVVVGVGSTGVFVSAAFTLLEAGDEVVLFEPFYGYHRNILELTGATIRYVPLGGPEATFDRSAMEAVLTDDTKAVVVNTPANPSGKVWTREELSTLAGLLHAHDLVAITDEIYEYMLYDGAEHVSLASLPGAYERTITLSGFSKAYNVTGWRLGYGVAPAPIAEKIGLMNDLLYICAPRPLQHAALAAFEDLDSDYVAQLQADYAERRELLCETLEAIGFDVPWPDGAYYVLAHFGDLAGTQAGFADDAAACDTLIEDAHIGSVTGRSFYRDPADGQHELRLCFAKEMPVLRQACDQLRDAFGG
- a CDS encoding nucleotidyltransferase family protein; its protein translation is MHAFLLCAGFGTRMRPVTAETPKSLVTVAGRPLLDYLLGALTAWSALTEIHVAVNHDDAPAFREWAASHRADLGTQGIELHLHDDGVEAPADQLGSVGDLKFLLDEVGVPPDGALVSGGDSLYRFPLAPILNAYEGTTNDVLALHEPAPARRAQSSVLQLDGPTVTAVHDDPTGTASTRICPSWLLLSAGGLEAVSAYLNGGGPPDMLGAFLDRLARTHSVRAHRLPQTAHLRLHCNTPDDLEHARRLLREGPRHVLGPAPVRDALAGTGA
- a CDS encoding 3'(2'),5'-bisphosphate nucleotidase encodes the protein MPAYDRERTVAFRAVQTAAELCQSVRADLDGDVMEKDDRTPVTVADFGSQAVICKALRDAFPDDPVIGEEDSSALRADANADVRAHLLEEVRAHHPDVNPGLVFDWIDHGTDEGYSERFWTLDPIDGTKGFVRGDQYAIALALIVDGRPQVAALCCPHLPNSLDADPPTSRGQAFLAVRGEGTVQQPLTPATDAVPTPIQTSGTTDPSESRFCESFVSSHSSHDLAAQAGERLGITADSIRIDSQAKYAIVARGEAEIYLRLPRPDSPDYTERIWDHAAGALAVEAAGGTVTDMHGTPLDFTHGRLLEANTGVVATNGPVHDEVIEALAAAQA
- a CDS encoding type I restriction enzyme HsdR N-terminal domain-containing protein codes for the protein MDALNLPTYEFRTQARGDARAIYDPLRDRYVRLTPEEWVRQHFVQYLIQELDVPAGLVAIEAAFRVQGQPRRADVIVHDRQGDPLLLVECKAPRVSIAQDAFDQGARYNIVLQAPYLVVTNGQTHYACAIDFDDQSYAFLDDLPPYDVLLSRADGP
- a CDS encoding lipocalin-like domain-containing protein; this translates as MTRSVSILAVLAAAVAGLGLGAYWLTASSGEAELQTSVSVSEAMAGDTTGYRRATAPRAFSFPDDYGPHPGYKTEWWYVTGTLSGPDAQPYGYELTIFRTGLTPPAEAPDSSTAGWRTNQLYLAHFAVTDGATEEFHAFERFQRGGAGLAGAHSSPFRVWLDDWSMTGPDSSAFPLRLRAQQEGVGIDLALRPTKPRVLQGDQGLSQKGPGSGNASYYYSYTRLATEGTLVLSGDTLSVTGNSWMDREWSTSALGPDQEGWDWFSLQLDDGRDLMYYQLRRTDGTPSRFSEGVIVGPDGATQTLDRSDVSVEVLETWTSPDGTHTYPVDWTLRVPDEDIDLRITPLFPDQELNVSVRYWEGFVRVKGSATGRGYVEMTGYGDSPGSPVS
- a CDS encoding cation:proton antiporter, producing the protein MEDLAARGALLVGILIVLSRLAKAALERLNLPDLLGYLLIGMALRLVEGTGLFWFVDGPQVLSFLAQLGIVALLFRIGLECTPKNLLRRLSGATRIWIANITLSLGAVLGVALFLLDWALLPSLFAAVALTATGIGVSVRIWRHTDQLGSAKGALMLDVAELDDLSGVVLFALLTALVPHLQAGLSADLVGPMALTLGLVLGKMALLALGGLLFAQYLEHPLTHWLHDLQPRPDLMISVLGVGLMVAGLAALLGFSAAIGAFFAGLIFSRDPLSVKIDASFDSLSDLFIPFFFLHVGFALDLSLLFGNLGAVLLLFAAAVVGKGLGSFMPVMNRLRPGSALTFAVALIPRSEITLLVMQRGLDLGVVSPDAFAVVVAVVILTMGTVPLALRLLLPPVTTT
- a CDS encoding ABC transporter permease, coding for MTLLHRSSRRYLTRHPWLMGLSVLGVAIGVAVVVAIDLANTSASRAFELSAETVTGAATHQVVGAGGALDDDVYRRLRAAGIRPSAPIVEGYGSLERGDRTFQVVGIDPLADAPFRPYLGTGAGSDLDLGTFMTDDAALMSAPTAEAIGLSSGDTLRVGIEGTTHPVVLSGLISPQNERTRRAVANLLVVDVSTAQQLFDQAGQLSRIDLLTPSAASAREAYLRRVRESLPDGAQLRRSDTRTETVAQMTKAFDLNLTALSLLALIVGAFLIYNTMTFSVVQRRALIGRLRALGVTRGEVFRLVVGEAAVLGLVGSGIGLLLGIVLASGLVQLLAQTINDLYFVVEVSELSVPAWTLTKGALLGVGTTLAAALPPAQEATAASVSTVLRRSTRESTLRRRAPGWAGFGLLVAAAGSLLLLVTEQSIWAGYGALFCLLVGAAFMIPWAVVGLSNGARPLLGRAAGVIGRMAARGVVTNLSRAGVAIAALTIAIASTVGVGVMIDSFRGTVTSWLEQSLQADVYVQPPSLVFRRSTATIDSTVARRLRNVAGVEGAYSVRRVTVRADVGRTDLVAVEPGPETADIYQLKAGTPETAWEAVRSGPSVLVSEPYSYRYDVGVGDTLRLQTDRGQQPFAVEGVYYDYGSDLGVALMSRSTYEQFYEDRGVSGLAFAAADTTSVDALIADMRASVAGLQDVLIRSNRALRETSMRVFDRTFTITTVLRLLAIAVAFIGVLTALMALALERRREMGVLRATGMTPPQVGGYLTLQSSLMGAIAGLLSLPLGYVLAYVLVFVINKRSFGWTLQLTVPTDVLVQSLVLAVVAAFLAGLYPTWRMARSNPAVALQGD